One Chlorobaculum limnaeum genomic window carries:
- a CDS encoding AbrB/MazE/SpoVT family DNA-binding domain-containing protein has product MAQVRVRSKNQITIPVRIAESANIKPDDLLEITTKNGVITLTPATRAPKHQSALSYAGIARGTWGETTDEIEAELKESRDSWNR; this is encoded by the coding sequence ATGGCGCAAGTCAGAGTGCGAAGTAAAAATCAGATCACCATTCCGGTACGAATAGCTGAATCAGCCAACATCAAGCCGGATGATTTGCTTGAAATCACCACTAAAAACGGCGTCATCACGCTGACTCCGGCAACAAGAGCGCCAAAACATCAATCAGCCCTCTCCTATGCTGGCATAGCCCGTGGAACCTGGGGCGAAACCACCGATGAAATCGAAGCTGAACTGAAAGAAAGCCGTGACTCATGGAATCGATAG
- a CDS encoding type II toxin-antitoxin system VapC family toxin — MESIEELLDRLHGRSVYLDTNVLIYFLDRNPDYFTLSAAIVEAIEYGSIAGYTGDAVVAEILVKPYRSGNIELVSGIKAFFQTEQFLTICHHDADTFDLAAQLRAKYNQKFIDALHYATAIRSGCHAIITNDNGFNNNDLLEVISLSPFHAQ; from the coding sequence ATGGAATCGATAGAAGAGCTTCTCGATCGGCTTCATGGCCGCAGCGTCTATCTCGACACCAATGTCCTGATCTATTTTCTCGATAGAAATCCGGATTATTTCACGCTGTCCGCGGCAATCGTCGAAGCCATCGAATATGGCTCGATTGCTGGCTACACCGGAGATGCGGTGGTCGCGGAAATACTGGTCAAACCGTATCGCTCCGGCAACATCGAACTCGTCTCCGGCATCAAAGCCTTTTTCCAGACGGAGCAATTTCTGACGATCTGCCATCATGATGCCGACACCTTCGATCTGGCCGCGCAACTCCGTGCGAAATACAACCAGAAATTCATCGATGCCCTCCACTATGCAACAGCAATCAGGTCGGGATGCCACGCGATCATCACTAATGACAATGGATTCAACAACAATGATCTCCTCGAAGTCATCTCTCTTTCACCGTTCCATGCGCAATAA